The sequence TTAGTTGCAAACGGATAGCCGTGATCACCAGCATTCGCATCGACGATATCAATCTCATGAATTTCATCGAAATGATGTTTAAGTGCATGAGCAGAGAATACGCCTGTAACACCGGGGTCGAAGCCGCTGCCAAGTAGGGCAGTGATGCCTGCTTGCTCAAATTTTTCACGGTAGGCCCATTGCCAGCTATATTCAAACTTAGCTGTTTCAAGTGGCTCGTAGTTAGCTGTGTCCATATAGTCAACACCTGTTGCAAGACAAGCATCCATGATTGTTAAGTCTTGGTACGGTAATGCAACGTTAATGACGATATCAGGTTGGAAGCGATTGATCAGTTCAACGAGTTCTTCGACGTTGTCCGCATCGACTTGAGCGGTTTGAATTTTAGTACGACCGCCATCTAGTTTTTCTTTCAATGCATCACATTTTGATACGGTACGACTTGCAATACAAATTTCTTCGAAGACGTCAGGAACCTGACAACATTTATGCACAACAACGCCAGCAACTCCGCCAGCACCAATAATTAAAGCTTTACCCATAGGTAAACACCACCATTTTCATATATTTTTGATATAGACAATTAATTTGAATCTGCTATGGCATCTTAATTGACTGCCAACAACAATTCCCGCAACACTTTGCATGCGACAGCTGTCGATACGCCGCTTTGATCATAGATAGGAGATAGCTCGTTAATATCGCAACCGACGATATTCAATTCAGTTACTTGTAGCATCGCTTGTAACAGCTCTATAAAGGTAACACCGCCAGCTTCAGGCGTTCCGGTTCCTGGGAATACAGAAGGGTCAAGCACATCCAAATCAATCGTTAAATAAACCGGTTTGCCTTGTAGTTGTTCAATCACTTGCTCTAATCCATTGAAGTTGAATTTATTGGTATAGACATGGTCTTGCCCCCATTGGAATTCACTGCGGTCTCCGGAGCGAATGCCAAATTGAAAGATTTTATCGTCTCCGAGCAAGTCCCACACCCTATGAATGACCGTGGCATGCGACAATGTTTCACCGAGATAATCATCACGCAAGTCTGCATGTGCATCGAATTGGATGACATGTAAATCGGGGTATTTTTCAGCGACAGCACGAATGGCGCCTAATGTCACTAAATGTTCGCCACCAATCATACAAGGAAGCTTGTTATCCTCGAGCACTTTCGCTGCAAATTCTTCAATTTGAGCCAATGCTTTGGCCGTATTGCCAAAGCTCAGTTCTAAGTCTCCACCGTCAAATACGGCGATATCTTCTAAATCCTTATCTTGATAGGGGCTGTATGTCTCGATTCCAAACGATTCACTACGCATTGTCTTGCTGGCAAAGCGTGTCCCAGGTCGGAAGGAAGTCGTCGAGTCAAAAGGAGCCCCGAAAATGACTAAGCGAGATTCTTCGTAGTCATTGTCACAACCGAGAAAGGTCTCTATGTTTTTATTCAACATCTTGCAATTGCTCCTTTACGTAGTTGGGCAGGGCAAACGAGCCAACGTGGATGTCTGTATTGTAATACTTCGTTGTCAAGCCAAGTGCATTCCATGCTGCCGCATCTAGGTCCTGAATCGGATCGAATTTTTTAGACGCAAACCCAAATAGCCAGTGTCCAGAAGGGTAGGTAGGGATATGTGCTTGATAGACGTTGCAAATCGGAAAAAATCCGACAATTCGTTGATGTGCCCTTTGCATACCCAGCGCATCCTCACTGTAAAAAGGGCTTTCATGCTGATTGACTAAAATGCCATCATCATGCAGTGCCTTATAGCAGTTGCCATAAAATTCTCTTGTAAATAACCCTTCACCAGGTCCAAATGGATCCGTTGAGTCTACAATGATTAAATCATAGGCATTTTCCTTACTGCGAACAAATTTAAGGCCGTCCTCATAATACAAATTGACGCGTGGATCATTCAATTTGGAAGCCGTCTGAGGGATAAATTCCATACAGACATCGACGACCATTTTATCGATTTCGACCATATCAATTTGCTCAATCGAATCATATTTTGTCAGCTCCCGAACAGTACCTCCGTCACCAGCACCAATGACTAATACTTTTTTAATCGTTGGATTGGTAGCCATTGGGACGTGGACAATCATATCGTGATAGATAAATTCATCTTTTTCCGTGACCATCACCAATCCATCGAGCGTAAGAACTTTCCCAAATTCTGTTGTTTGTAAAATATCAATTTTTTGAAAATCGCTTTGTCCGGAATATAGGTGCTGTTCCACTTTTATTGAGAACCGAACACCGGGCGAATGGTCTTCTGTATACCATACATTCATTGTTAGCCCTCCTTCACGACGTTAATAGTGTCAATTTGGCTATCCTCAGTTCCTGTTAAGAAACAGCCTTTTTCTTTGGAATAGCGAATATAATCCAGTATTTCGTCGGTTATTCGTTCACCTGGCGCCAAAATAGGAATACCTGGTGGGTAGCACATGACGAATTCACTTGAAATCTGACCTGAACTCTCCTCAATCGGCAGCTTTGCCTTCGGTGCATAAAAGGCATGCTGAGGCGTTAAAATAACTTGTGGCGTAATATATTCATGATCAAACAGCCCGGTTTTATCTTTCGCGTATCTGCGTTTTATTTCAGCTAGTGCTGCTACTAAACGTTCGATGTCTAACTGTCGGTCACCGACAGAGATATAAGCCAACAGATTCCCGATATCCCCAAATTCAATTTGGATATCGTATTCATCACGAAGAATATCGTACACTTCAATGCCCGCCAGTCCGATATCAAGTGTATGGACAGATAGCTTTGTGACATCGAAGTCAAAGACTGTATCTCCGTTCAATAACTCTTTAGAAAAAGCATAATAGCCATCTATTTTATTGATTTCATCTCTTGTGTATTGTGCCATTTGCGTTACTTTTCTGAATATATCTTTGCCGTTCAGCGCTAAGTTTCTACGTGAAATATCAAGAGAAGACAGTAACAAATAAGAACCACTCGTCGTTTGTGTCAAATTGATAATTTGGCGGGTATAACCTTCACTAACTCCGTTATTAATCAAGAGAAAGGAGCTTTGTGTCAATGAACCACCGGATTTGTGCATACTAACAGAAGCCATATCAGCACCAACTGACATGGCAGATGCGGGTAGGTCTTCACCAAAATAAAAATGTGTACCATGTGCTTCGTCGACAAGGACGAGCATATGATGCTGATGGGCAAGATCTGTGATGGCTTGTAAATTTGAACAAATTCCATAATAGGTTGGATTGTTAATGAGAATGGCTTTGGCATCTGGATTATCCAAAATTGCTTGTTTAACCTCATTTACGGACATACCTAAAGGGATTCCTAGTTCGCTATTCACACCAGGATTGACATATACCGGAACGGCACCACTCAAAATGAGTGCATTAATGGCGCTACGATGGACGTTGCGCGGCATAATGATTTTGTCTCCAGCTTTGCAGGCAGTCATTACCATTGCTTGGACAGCAGAAGTAGTACCATTGACCATAAAAAATGCGTGCTTGGCACCAAAGGCCTCCGCAGCCAATTCTTCCGCCTCTCGAATAACAGAAACAGGGTGACAAAGATTATCCAAAGGCTTCATGGAGTTGACATCCATGCTCAAGGCTTGCTCACCTAAAAAGGTAGCTAATGCCTCGTTGCCTCGTCCACGTTTATGGCCGGGAACGTCGAAAGGGACGACCCGCATTGATTTGTACCGATTCAGGGCTTCCATGATCGGGGTTGAGTTTTGTGAATGTTGCGTCATTTTGATAGCTCTATTTCGTCATATATATTTGTACCACTGAAGATTTCAATCATTTCACGACGTAAATTATTCGTAATCTGCAGTCTTTCTTTCGGCGGTATTTCATAAACATCCCTGTTAAATAAATAATCCTGTAAATCAATATCCTTAATGAGTAACTTGGTATGGAAAATATTCGATTGATAGACATTGACATCGATCGCATCATATTTCTTCATCGTATTTTTATCGATATAATCTTGAATGGATGTCATTTTATGATCGATAAACAGTTTTTTTCCGCGTTCATCACGTGTGAAGCCACGTATGCGGTAATCAGTTGTAATGATATCGGAATCAAAGCTGCCTATTAAATAATCTAAGGCGGTTAATGGTGAAATTTCACCACAAGTTGAAACTTCTATATCAACTCGAAAAGTGGCAATCGAGTTATCCGGATGGTATTCCGGATAGGTATGCACTGTGACATGGCTCTTATCTAGATGGCCGACGACCGAATCACGTGTTTTCAAAATATCGACTTCGCCACGATTGCAAGATGCATCAATTAAACCAACGGGAATAGACTCTTCCGAAATAAGGATGGTTACACTGGCACCTTGGGGATCGTAATCCTGTTTACTGACATTGAGTACATGTGCCCCAATAATTTCTGTCACATTGTACAGGATATTGGTCAGTCGTTCAGAATTATATTGTTCATCAATATAAGCAATATAATCTTTTTGCTCTCGCTCACTTTTTGCATAGCTCACATCATAGATGTTAAAGCTAAGTGTTTTGGTGAGGTTGTTAAAGCCATACAGTTTCAGCTTATTTTCCAACCCAATCATCACGCCTCTCATTTTGAGATACTACTTGTTGAACCCACGTTATAACCAAGCTCAAGCAAGTATTGAGCGATTATAAAATTGACTCAATTATAAATATAAAGTAATGCTTTCTCATGTCAATATTATTTTGAAAAAATATTTTAAATGCTGTTTAAACTGACTAATTATTAGTGTATTCTAATGGCGCATATTTAAACTGGAAATCTTTCTAAGTTCTTGTTTAGTAAGGGATTTCTTTGCCTATTTCAACGCGCAGAACCTTCTATTACGCATCACTTACAGAATCTTCTTTATTTTGGTTAAGTGAAGATAGAAATGTTAAGCTAGTAAACGAGGATTAATCGCGTGAATAATTAGACGATCGAAACAGCCAACTTTTATTGAGGAGGGCGAGGCATGGGGGCAAGAAATTGAAGCCTATATTAACAATCTATACGATAGCTACATTAAAAATGAAAAGTTAATTATTCATTAAGCATTTCGATAGTGGATTGGTCAAGTATCAGGTGTAATATCATACTTTTACAGGAGACAGCTCATGGACATAGACATGAGTAGAAAAATCCATTGAGAAGATGTATCGTATAGTGCATAATGGAAAGTTAATGTCTATATAATTAGGAGATGTCCGCAAATGTCTATGGATGAAAATGTTAATATGAAATTGAAGCAACAGAGTAAGCAAGCTGAAAATAGAGGTAGATTGTTAGTGAAATGTCCGGATAAGCCAGGGATTGTATCGT comes from Sporosarcina sp. FSL K6-3457 and encodes:
- the speE gene encoding polyamine aminopropyltransferase, whose amino-acid sequence is MNVWYTEDHSPGVRFSIKVEQHLYSGQSDFQKIDILQTTEFGKVLTLDGLVMVTEKDEFIYHDMIVHVPMATNPTIKKVLVIGAGDGGTVRELTKYDSIEQIDMVEIDKMVVDVCMEFIPQTASKLNDPRVNLYYEDGLKFVRSKENAYDLIIVDSTDPFGPGEGLFTREFYGNCYKALHDDGILVNQHESPFYSEDALGMQRAHQRIVGFFPICNVYQAHIPTYPSGHWLFGFASKKFDPIQDLDAAAWNALGLTTKYYNTDIHVGSFALPNYVKEQLQDVE
- a CDS encoding aminotransferase class I/II-fold pyridoxal phosphate-dependent enzyme, translated to MTQHSQNSTPIMEALNRYKSMRVVPFDVPGHKRGRGNEALATFLGEQALSMDVNSMKPLDNLCHPVSVIREAEELAAEAFGAKHAFFMVNGTTSAVQAMVMTACKAGDKIIMPRNVHRSAINALILSGAVPVYVNPGVNSELGIPLGMSVNEVKQAILDNPDAKAILINNPTYYGICSNLQAITDLAHQHHMLVLVDEAHGTHFYFGEDLPASAMSVGADMASVSMHKSGGSLTQSSFLLINNGVSEGYTRQIINLTQTTSGSYLLLSSLDISRRNLALNGKDIFRKVTQMAQYTRDEINKIDGYYAFSKELLNGDTVFDFDVTKLSVHTLDIGLAGIEVYDILRDEYDIQIEFGDIGNLLAYISVGDRQLDIERLVAALAEIKRRYAKDKTGLFDHEYITPQVILTPQHAFYAPKAKLPIEESSGQISSEFVMCYPPGIPILAPGERITDEILDYIRYSKEKGCFLTGTEDSQIDTINVVKEG
- the speB gene encoding agmatinase yields the protein MLNKNIETFLGCDNDYEESRLVIFGAPFDSTTSFRPGTRFASKTMRSESFGIETYSPYQDKDLEDIAVFDGGDLELSFGNTAKALAQIEEFAAKVLEDNKLPCMIGGEHLVTLGAIRAVAEKYPDLHVIQFDAHADLRDDYLGETLSHATVIHRVWDLLGDDKIFQFGIRSGDRSEFQWGQDHVYTNKFNFNGLEQVIEQLQGKPVYLTIDLDVLDPSVFPGTGTPEAGGVTFIELLQAMLQVTELNIVGCDINELSPIYDQSGVSTAVACKVLRELLLAVN
- the speD gene encoding adenosylmethionine decarboxylase; amino-acid sequence: MRGVMIGLENKLKLYGFNNLTKTLSFNIYDVSYAKSEREQKDYIAYIDEQYNSERLTNILYNVTEIIGAHVLNVSKQDYDPQGASVTILISEESIPVGLIDASCNRGEVDILKTRDSVVGHLDKSHVTVHTYPEYHPDNSIATFRVDIEVSTCGEISPLTALDYLIGSFDSDIITTDYRIRGFTRDERGKKLFIDHKMTSIQDYIDKNTMKKYDAIDVNVYQSNIFHTKLLIKDIDLQDYLFNRDVYEIPPKERLQITNNLRREMIEIFSGTNIYDEIELSK